The following proteins are co-located in the Triplophysa dalaica isolate WHDGS20190420 chromosome 2, ASM1584641v1, whole genome shotgun sequence genome:
- the rab1aa gene encoding RAB1A, member RAS oncogene family a: MNPEYDYLFKLLLIGDSGVGKSCLLLRFADDTYTESYISTIGVDFKIRTIELDGKTIKLQIWDTAGQERFRTITSSYYRGAHGIIVVYDVTDQESFNNVKQWLQEIDRYASENVNKLLVGNKCDLTTKKVVDYTTAKEFADSLAIPFLETSAKSSTNVEQAFMTMAAEIKKRMGPGATAGGTEKSNVKIQSTPVKTSSGGCC, translated from the exons ATGAATCCTGAATA TGACTATCTGTTTAAACTTCTGCTGATCGGAGACTCTGGTGTTGGGAAGTCTTGCCTTCTGCTGCGATTCGCT GACGACACATATACAGAGAGCTACATCAGCACAATCGGAGTGGACTTCAAAATCAGGACGATAGAACTGGATGGAAAGACCATCAAACTACAGATC TGGGACACGGCCGGCCAGGAGCGATTTCGCACTATCACGTCCAGCTACTACCGGGGAGCCCACGGGATCATCGTTGTTTATGATGTGACGGATCAG GAGTCCTTTAATAACGTCAAACAATGGCTTCAGGAGATCGATCGCTACGCTAGTGAAAACGTCAACAAGCTCCTGGTGGGAAACAAATGCGATCTGACCACTAAGAAAGTTGTGGATTACACAACAGCAAAG GAGTTTGCAGACTCCTTGGCCATCCCGTTCCTCGAGACCAGTGCAAAGAgctccacaaatgtggaacaggcCTTCATGACCATGGCTGCCGAGATCAAGAAGAGGATGGGACCAGGTGCCACTGCAGGTGGAACCGAGAAATCCAACGTCAAGATTCAGAGCACACCAGTGAAAACATCCTCTGGAGGGTGCTGTTGA
- the mri1 gene encoding methylthioribose-1-phosphate isomerase, whose amino-acid sequence MTLEAIRYRSGSLQILNQLLLPHETVYEEVRSVRDGYEAIKSMKVRGAPAIAIVGCLSLAVELRAGAGGDDLVSFIRDSLCHLTSARPTAVNMGRAARELMEFTENESMEKNTEQLRDSVIGWIEEMLERDVNDNKKIGNYGAQHILSGVPRDSVTILTHCNTGSLATAGYGTALGVVRSLHSLGRLKRLYCTETRPYNQGARLTAYEAVAEGFPATLITDSMAALAMREKGITAVVVGADRVVANGDTANKVGTYQLAIAAKHHGVPFYVAAPSTSCDLSLESGRDIVIEERPPEELTSIGGVPVAAPGIDVWNPAFDVTPHQLITGGIITELGVFLPSELQAALTGRLTAL is encoded by the exons ATGACGCTGGAAGCGATCCGGTACCGGTCCGGGTCTCTGCAGATCCTCAACCAGCTGCTGCTGCCGCACGAGACCGTGTACGAGGAGGTCCGGTCGGTGCGGGACGGATATGAGGCCATCAAGAGTATGAAG GTGCGAGGTGCTCCCGCTATCGCCATCGTGGGGTGCTTGAGCCTGGCAGTGGAACTGCGGGCGGGCGCCGGAGGTGACGACCTCGTTTCCTTTATCAGGGACTCTCTGTGCCACCTGACGTCCGCGCGGCCCACGGCGGTCAACATGGGCCGAGCTGCACGCGAGCTGATGGAGTTTACGGAGAACGAGAGCATGGAGAAGAACACAGAACAACTGAGAGACAG TGTGATTGGCTGGATTGAGGAGATGCTGGAGCGAGACGTGAACGACAACAAAAAAATCGGCAACTACGGCGCGCAGCACATTTTGTCTGGAGTTCCACGAGACTCCGTCACAATCCTTACCCACTGCAACACCGGGAGTCTCGCCACAGCGGGATATGGCACAGCTCTCG GAGTGGTACGGTCATTGCACTCACTTGGCCGTTTGAAGCGTTTGTACTGCACGGAGACGAGGCCATACAACCAGGGGGCCAGGCTGACAGCGTACGAGGCCGTCGCCGAGGGATTCCCGGCCACCCTCATCACAGACAGCATGGCTGCGCTCGCCATGAGGGAAAAAGGAATCACAG CTGTTGTTGTCGGAGCAGACAGGGTCGTCGCCAACGGCGACACTGCGAACAAAGTGGGAACATATCAGTTGGCCATAGCCGCAAAGCATCATGGGGTACCGTTCTATGTGGCGGCACCCAGCACATCCTGCGATTTGAGTTTGGAAAGTGGCCGTGACATCGTGATCGAGGAACGTCCACCTGAGGAACTCACAAGCATCGGTGGAGTTCCCGTAGCAGCACCCG GTATCGATGTTTGGAACCCGGCATTTGACGTAACCCCTCACCAGCTGATCACAGGCGGCATCATCACCGAGCTCGGCGTGTTCCTGCCGTCTGAACTCCAGGCTGCTCTCACGGGCAGACTCACCGCCCTGTAA
- the LOC130409914 gene encoding uncharacterized protein LOC130409914, protein MVKRCSYGTCNSDSRYPERSGEILFYPFPKPATNLEKCMKWIRLCARKHHQLSLERLKIPSAAKHIYVCSKHFVDGRPTPNHPDPLPALTYDVTPARRPHRLRMVSVPRKKRQRVDSMPDDAENIKVECDVQGVSVDVTGEIASESLMDDTTTEGSTIVINTESTDEQSQMRENQEEVERLRSLLVQKEQENDQLREKIRTCQAPYPLTPEIINNSSVPYYFRYCTGFTYDEFNKLCRFLRLPDGEKVTETHNLLNCDKLDRHTCHMPLRQEFLLVLMRLRQNFDLEELAFKFQIDIQSVSTLFSLWIDFMYDRLGVSVWPHRDIITKNMPEDYKAEFPTSFAILECTEIKIEKPCSALVESQTYSNCESMNTLKSLIVCDARGSIMFASTLYTGSTSDREIFRQCKIKDLLKGLLQCGYLKRGDGLMEHKGFLNDKDVKELGLKLNIPSFAKSSLQMPVTGVEKTKKIAKYRVHVERAIAKVKHFKILSGRIPNSMLVNINEIWFVVCMLSNFQQHIIET, encoded by the exons ATGGTGAAAAGGTGCTCGTATGGGACTTGCAACTCAGACAGCAGGTACCCAGAAAGGTCGGGCGAAATACTATTTTATCCTTTCCCCAAACCTGCCACAAACCTGGAGAAGTGTATGAAATGGATACGTTTGTGTGCACGGAAGCACCATCAACTGAGTTTGGAAAGGCTGAAAATTCCTTCCGCAGCCAAACACATCTATGTGTGTTCAAAG CACTTCGTTGACGGCCGGCCGACACCCAATCACCCTGATCCTCTGCCAGCGTTGACATATGACGTTACACCTGCGAGACGTCCGCATAGACTGCGAATGGTGTCAGTACCACGAAAGAAAAGACAACGAGTTGACAGCATGCCAGACGATGCTGAAAACATCAA agtTGAGTGTGATGTACAAGGCGTCTCCGTGGATGTTACAGGAGAGATAGCATCAGAATCATTAATGGATGATACAACTACAGAGGGAAGCACTATTGTCATTAACACGG AGTCCACAGATGAACAATCCCAGATGAGAGAAAACCAAGAGGAAGTGGAAAGACTAAGGTCTCTTCTTGTacaaaaagaacaagaaaatgACCAACTAAGGGAGAAAATACGAACTTGTCAGGCTCCTTACCCACTAACACCAGAGATTATAAATAACAGCAGTGTCCCTTACTACTTTAGATACTGCACTGGGTTCACTTACGATGAGTTCAACAAACTGTGCAGATTTTTAAGATTACCAGATGGTGAAAAGGTCACAGAAACGCACAACCTCTTGAACTGTGATAAACTGGACAGGCACACCTGCCATATGCCTCTACGTCAGGAGTTTCTACTAGTGCTTATGAGACTGAGACAAAACTTCGACCTGGAGGAGCTTGCTTTCAAATTTCAAATTGATATACAAAGTGTTAGCACTTTATTCAGTTTGTGGATTGATTTCATGTATGACAGGCTAGGTGTGTCTGTCTGGCCACACAGGGACATCATAACAAAAAACATGCCAGAAGACTACAAAGCAGAATTTCCAACATCTTTTGCAATTCTTGAATGCACGGAGATAAAGATAGAGAAACCCTGCTCGGCGTTAGTGGAAAGTCAGACTTATTCTAACTGCGAGTCCATGAACACACTGAAGTCTCTGATAGTCTGTGATGCTCGTGGCTCCATTATGTTTGCGTCTACACTTTACACGGGATCGACTTCTGACCGAGAGATATTTAGACAGTGCAAAATCAAAGATTTACTGAAAGGTCTGCTTCAGTGTGGCTATCTTAAGAGAGGGGATGGGCTCATGGAGCATAAAGGGTTCCTCAATGATAAAGACGTGAAGGAGCTTGGCCTTAAACTAAACATTCCTTCGTTTGCAAAGTCAAGCCTTCAAATGCCTGTAACGGGTGttgagaaaacaaagaaaatagcCAAATATCGAGTGCATGTTGAAAGAGCAATAGccaaagtaaaacattttaaaatattatctgGCAGGATCCCTAATTCGAtgttagtaaatataaatgagaTATGGTTTGTGGTGTGTATGTTGTCTAATTTCCAACAACACATCATTGAGACATAG
- the mb gene encoding myoglobin has protein sequence MADFDLVLKCWGAVEADYKSHGGEVLTRLFEEHPETLKLFPKFVGIAQGDMAGNPAVAAHGATVLKKLGDLLKAKGDHAGILKPLANTHANNHKIPLNNFKLISEIIVKLMAERDGLDGAGQAALRRVFAVVIGDIDGYYKEIGYAG, from the exons ATGGCCGACTTTGACCTGGTTCTGAAATGCTGGGGTGCAGTGGAGGCCGACTACAAATCCCATGGAGGAGAAGTTTTGACCCG GCTCTTTGAGGAGCACCCGGAGACTCTGAAGCTATTCCCGAAGTTTGTTGGAATCGCTCAGGGTGACATGGCGGGGAACCCTGCCGTGGCGGCCCATGGTGCGACTGTGCTGAAGAAACTGGGCGATCTGCTGAAGGCCAAAGGGGATCACGCTGGAATCCTGAAACCGCTGGCCAACACCCACGCCAACAACCATAAGATACCCCTCAACAACTTCAAG CTGATCTCTGAAATCATAGTTAAGTTGATGGCCGAGAGAGATGGGCTGGACGGGGCTGGTCAGGCCGCTCTGAGGAGAGTGTTCGCCGTCGTCATCGGTGACATCGACGGATACTACAAAGAAATCGGATATGCTGGTTAA
- the zgc:158803 gene encoding LUC7 domain-containing protein isoform X1 — translation MSAQAQMRAMLDQLMGTSRDGDTMRQRIKFTDERVCKSHLLESCPHDILSGTRMDLGECVKIHDLALRADFEIASKQQEFFFELDATEHLQSFIADCDRRTELAKKRLVETQEEISAEVAAKAERVHELNEEIGKLLARAEQLGSEGNVDEAQQLLEKVEKTRTLKKEAEDIYRNSMPASSFQQQKLRVCEVCSAYLGLHDNDRRLADHFGGKLHIGFIEIREKLEKLRKIVAEKHERMRMRRREERDKEDELTREGEVERDKEREHEREREREREKERDRERDRRRSVTLLDDSYVLLKDAGSSSSHRSRRHREEGERERERKHRHKEHHRSRSHSHRSKRKRCPSSHTRDQEQSQSQERGRESGPEEKYRDNGRRDIEKERSPSTPDMTQERERSVSLERDQRSSSEERESGEI, via the exons ATGTCGGCCCAGGCGCAGATGAGAGCCATGCTGGACCAGCTGATGGGCACTAGCAGAGATG GAGACACAATGCGTCAGAGAATAAAATTTACAGATGAgcgtgtttgtaagagtcatctGCTGGAGTCCTGTCCTCATGACATACTGTCAGGAACT cgCATGGATTTGGGGGAGTGTGTAAAAATTCACGATCTCGCTTTGAGGGCAGACTTTGAGATTGCATCTAAACAGCAGGAGTTTTTCTTTGAACTGGAT GCCACGGAGCACCTGCAGTCCTTCATCGCAGACTGTGACCGGAGAACAGAACTGGCTAAAAAGCGATTGGTTGAAACCCAGGAGGAGATCAGTGCGGAGGTCGCCGCTAAG GCGGAGCGCGTGCACGAGCTGAACGAGGAGATCGGGAAGCTGCTGGCTCGTGCGGAGCAGTTGGGCAGCGAGGGGAATGTTGATGAGGCACAACAATTGCTGGAGAAGGTAGAGAAGACTCGCACCCTGAAAAAAGAGGCAGAG GACATATATCGCAACTCCATGCCTGCCTCCAGCTTCCAGCAGCAGAAGCTGCGAGTGTGTGAGGTTTGCTCCGCCTACCTCGGCCTCCACGACAACGACCGCCGCTTAGCCGACCACTTTGGGGGCAAGTTACATATAGGTTTCATCGAAATCCGTGAAAAATTAGAGAAACTGAGG AAAATCGTAGCGGAGAAACACGAGCGCATGCGGATGAGAAGACGGGAGGAGAGAGACAAGGAGGATGAACTAACCAGAGAGGGGGAGGTGGAGAGAGATAAGGAGCGAGAGCATGAACgcgagagggaaagagagagagagaaggagagagacagagagagggaccGCAGGAGGTCGGTAACCCTCTTAGATGACAGTTATGTTCTGTTAAA GGATGCAGGAAGCTCGTCTTCTCATCGCTCTCGGCGACACCGAGAGgaaggagagagggagagagagaggaaacacagacacaaagaacACCATCGTTCTCGCTCCCACTCGCATAGAAGCAAGAGGAAGAGGTGCCC GTCATCACACACAAGAGATCAAGAACAATCTCAGTCCCAGGAAAGAGGGAGGGAGAGCGGTCCAGAGGAGAAGTATAGAGATAACGGACGACGGGacatagagaaagagagatccCCCTCCACACCGGACATGACCCAAGAGCGAGAGAGATCGGTCTCGCTGGAGAGAGATCAGCGCTCTAGCTCCGAGGAGAGAGAGTCAGGCGAGATCTAG
- the pane1 gene encoding centromere protein M has translation MTLLTPFSKVPELNTATILLVEIEEQLQSKLADVIVHYEKEFNVNVRLARKLPLPVENKESRPRIDLIVFIVNLLSERSLQSVESSLNHLHSDYFLGKVCFLVTDARCGSYTQDRLASVRKLAASHQCPVICAEHRTADGIHAAAARLLSILKMSAGMSPIPTTALYLSTLTRCSVTSDLEED, from the exons ATGACGCTCTTGACACCGTTCAGTAAAGTCCCTGAGCTAAACACCGCCACCATTCTC CTGGTTGAGATTGAAGAACAGCTCCAGTCCAAACTGGCCGATGTCATAGTACATTACGAGAAAGAGTTCAACGTcaatgt aCGGCTGGCCAGGAAACTTCCTCTGCCCGTTGAGAACAAGGAGTCTCGTCCACGCATTGATTTAATCGTGTTTATAGTGAACCTGCTTTCAGAGCGCAG TCTTCAGTCTGTGGAGAGCTCTCTGAATCATCTTCACTCAGACTATTTCCTGGGCAAGGTGTGTTTTCTGGTAACTGATG ctcGCTGTGGATCTTACACTCAGGACCGACTGGCCAGTGTCAGAAAACTGGCTGCTTCACACCAGTGTCCTGTTATCTGTGCTGAACACAGG ACAGCAGATGGCATACACGCAGCGGCCGCACGTCTTCTCAGCATTCTGAAGATGTCTGCGGGAATGTCTCCTATACCGACCACTGCCCTCTATCTCTCCACTCTGACCCGCTGctctgtgacctctgaccttgaAGAGGATTGA
- the zgc:158803 gene encoding LUC7 domain-containing protein isoform X3: MSAQAQMRAMLDQLMGTSRDGDTMRQRIKFTDERVCKSHLLESCPHDILSGTRMDLGECVKIHDLALRADFEIASKQQEFFFELDATEHLQSFIADCDRRTELAKKRLVETQEEISAEVAAKAERVHELNEEIGKLLARAEQLGSEGNVDEAQQLLEKVEKTRTLKKEAEDIYRNSMPASSFQQQKLRVCEVCSAYLGLHDNDRRLADHFGGKLHIGFIEIREKLEKLRKIVAEKHERMRMRRREERDKEDELTREGEVERDKEREHEREREREREKERDRERDRRRDAGSSSSHRSRRHREEGERERERKHRHKEHHRSRSHSHRSKRKRCPSSHTRDQEQSQSQERGRESGPEEKYRDNGRRDIEKERSPSTPDMTQERERSVSLERDQRSSSEERESGEI, from the exons ATGTCGGCCCAGGCGCAGATGAGAGCCATGCTGGACCAGCTGATGGGCACTAGCAGAGATG GAGACACAATGCGTCAGAGAATAAAATTTACAGATGAgcgtgtttgtaagagtcatctGCTGGAGTCCTGTCCTCATGACATACTGTCAGGAACT cgCATGGATTTGGGGGAGTGTGTAAAAATTCACGATCTCGCTTTGAGGGCAGACTTTGAGATTGCATCTAAACAGCAGGAGTTTTTCTTTGAACTGGAT GCCACGGAGCACCTGCAGTCCTTCATCGCAGACTGTGACCGGAGAACAGAACTGGCTAAAAAGCGATTGGTTGAAACCCAGGAGGAGATCAGTGCGGAGGTCGCCGCTAAG GCGGAGCGCGTGCACGAGCTGAACGAGGAGATCGGGAAGCTGCTGGCTCGTGCGGAGCAGTTGGGCAGCGAGGGGAATGTTGATGAGGCACAACAATTGCTGGAGAAGGTAGAGAAGACTCGCACCCTGAAAAAAGAGGCAGAG GACATATATCGCAACTCCATGCCTGCCTCCAGCTTCCAGCAGCAGAAGCTGCGAGTGTGTGAGGTTTGCTCCGCCTACCTCGGCCTCCACGACAACGACCGCCGCTTAGCCGACCACTTTGGGGGCAAGTTACATATAGGTTTCATCGAAATCCGTGAAAAATTAGAGAAACTGAGG AAAATCGTAGCGGAGAAACACGAGCGCATGCGGATGAGAAGACGGGAGGAGAGAGACAAGGAGGATGAACTAACCAGAGAGGGGGAGGTGGAGAGAGATAAGGAGCGAGAGCATGAACgcgagagggaaagagagagagagaaggagagagacagagagagggaccGCAGGAG GGATGCAGGAAGCTCGTCTTCTCATCGCTCTCGGCGACACCGAGAGgaaggagagagggagagagagaggaaacacagacacaaagaacACCATCGTTCTCGCTCCCACTCGCATAGAAGCAAGAGGAAGAGGTGCCC GTCATCACACACAAGAGATCAAGAACAATCTCAGTCCCAGGAAAGAGGGAGGGAGAGCGGTCCAGAGGAGAAGTATAGAGATAACGGACGACGGGacatagagaaagagagatccCCCTCCACACCGGACATGACCCAAGAGCGAGAGAGATCGGTCTCGCTGGAGAGAGATCAGCGCTCTAGCTCCGAGGAGAGAGAGTCAGGCGAGATCTAG
- the zgc:158803 gene encoding LUC7 domain-containing protein isoform X2 → MSAQAQMRAMLDQLMGTSRDGDTMRQRIKFTDERVCKSHLLESCPHDILSGTRMDLGECVKIHDLALRADFEIASKQQEFFFELDATEHLQSFIADCDRRTELAKKRLVETQEEISAEVAAKAERVHELNEEIGKLLARAEQLGSEGNVDEAQQLLEKVEKTRTLKKEAEDIYRNSMPASSFQQQKLRVCEVCSAYLGLHDNDRRLADHFGGKLHIGFIEIREKLEKLRKIVAEKHERMRMRRREERDKEDELTREGEVERDKEREHEREREREREKERDRERDRRRSVTLLDDSYVLLKDAGSSSSHRSRRHREEGERERERKHRHKEHHRSRSHSHRSKRKRSSHTRDQEQSQSQERGRESGPEEKYRDNGRRDIEKERSPSTPDMTQERERSVSLERDQRSSSEERESGEI, encoded by the exons ATGTCGGCCCAGGCGCAGATGAGAGCCATGCTGGACCAGCTGATGGGCACTAGCAGAGATG GAGACACAATGCGTCAGAGAATAAAATTTACAGATGAgcgtgtttgtaagagtcatctGCTGGAGTCCTGTCCTCATGACATACTGTCAGGAACT cgCATGGATTTGGGGGAGTGTGTAAAAATTCACGATCTCGCTTTGAGGGCAGACTTTGAGATTGCATCTAAACAGCAGGAGTTTTTCTTTGAACTGGAT GCCACGGAGCACCTGCAGTCCTTCATCGCAGACTGTGACCGGAGAACAGAACTGGCTAAAAAGCGATTGGTTGAAACCCAGGAGGAGATCAGTGCGGAGGTCGCCGCTAAG GCGGAGCGCGTGCACGAGCTGAACGAGGAGATCGGGAAGCTGCTGGCTCGTGCGGAGCAGTTGGGCAGCGAGGGGAATGTTGATGAGGCACAACAATTGCTGGAGAAGGTAGAGAAGACTCGCACCCTGAAAAAAGAGGCAGAG GACATATATCGCAACTCCATGCCTGCCTCCAGCTTCCAGCAGCAGAAGCTGCGAGTGTGTGAGGTTTGCTCCGCCTACCTCGGCCTCCACGACAACGACCGCCGCTTAGCCGACCACTTTGGGGGCAAGTTACATATAGGTTTCATCGAAATCCGTGAAAAATTAGAGAAACTGAGG AAAATCGTAGCGGAGAAACACGAGCGCATGCGGATGAGAAGACGGGAGGAGAGAGACAAGGAGGATGAACTAACCAGAGAGGGGGAGGTGGAGAGAGATAAGGAGCGAGAGCATGAACgcgagagggaaagagagagagagaaggagagagacagagagagggaccGCAGGAGGTCGGTAACCCTCTTAGATGACAGTTATGTTCTGTTAAA GGATGCAGGAAGCTCGTCTTCTCATCGCTCTCGGCGACACCGAGAGgaaggagagagggagagagagaggaaacacagacacaaagaacACCATCGTTCTCGCTCCCACTCGCATAGAAGCAAGAGGAAGAG GTCATCACACACAAGAGATCAAGAACAATCTCAGTCCCAGGAAAGAGGGAGGGAGAGCGGTCCAGAGGAGAAGTATAGAGATAACGGACGACGGGacatagagaaagagagatccCCCTCCACACCGGACATGACCCAAGAGCGAGAGAGATCGGTCTCGCTGGAGAGAGATCAGCGCTCTAGCTCCGAGGAGAGAGAGTCAGGCGAGATCTAG